The following is a genomic window from Desulfofarcimen acetoxidans DSM 771.
GTAGGGAGTATATGTTTGCCGGCATGTGGAATGAATGTATTGAAAACCTAAAAAAACACCTTTCACTTCCGAATTCATGTTGGAAAGAGGAAAGAAGTGCTTCTATGAGATTTATTGCACGCGCATTCAAAGCACAAGTCAATTACATAGAAGCAAAAAGCTGGCTTTATAAAGCAATAGCTGAAACTCCTTATTTAAGAGAGCCTTATGTTGAAATGGCTAAGCTTATGTATGAAGATAAGGATTGGGCCGGAATTTACCATATGGTAATGGAGGCCTTGAAAATTAAGGAGCGATCAACCTATATAAATGATGCTTGGTGCTGGGACTATACTATATATGACCTGGGAGCCCTGGCTTGCTATTATTTGGGTTTGACTGGTGCATCGTTGGAATATGCACAAATTGCGCTGGAAATGAGTCCGAATGATGAAAGACTTAAAAGTAATTATGAAATAATAAAGAATTTAAAAAACCAGAAAAAGCGGGAGTGATACGAAAAAATTAAATTAAAAGAATTAATTACTGAACAGTAAATGGTTTGTTTTTCTTTCCATGATTCAATTATACAGTAGGGGAAGTGTTTGTATATATACTTGTCGCCCTACCGGGCGGCCGCTCCTTTCATCCACGGAATGAGCACGTGGGTTTACGGAATGTTTTTTATAGCTTGACTTATATTGGCCAATAAGATACACTTAAAAATAGTAATATAATATAATTAAAAGAACCGTCATAATGTTTTACTCTATGAAGGGCTTTTATTTCTTACGACAGGACGTAGTAAAAAATGAAAGAGCCTTTTATTTTTTATATTCCGAAATATCAAGAGAAAATACAATAACCCTTATCAAATGGTTAAAAGATGAAGAAGTATAGAGCATTATTTGAATCTGTTGAAAGGAGTACATGCCATGTCTACCGATATTTATATTACAAATATTGATAGAGAAAGAATAAAAAAAATACTGGATAAAATGCCTGAGGGTAATCAAGCATCTGATAAATCTGTTAAAAAACTCGAGAACGAGCTTTATAGAGCAATAATAGTTGATTCACAGCAGGTTCCCCGAGACGTTATTACCATGAACTCAAAGGCGCTGCTGCAACTTAATGATGAAGACATAGAGGTTTCATTGGTATATCCAGAAGATGCAGACTTGGGTGCGATGAAGTTATCAATTTTCTCTCCTATAGGCACTGCTATTCTCGGATATAAGGAAGGAAACACCATTGAATGGGAAGTCCCGTCCGGAACTTCAAAAATACACATAAAAAAGATTTTGTATCAGCCGGAAGCGGCAGGTGATTATCATCTTTGATCTGTGGTTAATAATGGGATTGCAGGATGTATCTCCTG
Proteins encoded in this region:
- the rnk gene encoding nucleoside diphosphate kinase regulator, with the protein product MSTDIYITNIDRERIKKILDKMPEGNQASDKSVKKLENELYRAIIVDSQQVPRDVITMNSKALLQLNDEDIEVSLVYPEDADLGAMKLSIFSPIGTAILGYKEGNTIEWEVPSGTSKIHIKKILYQPEAAGDYHL